In Bradyrhizobium sp. 195, the sequence AGCGCGAGCGCGCCGGTGAAGAACATCGAGAACTGGCCGCCGACGATCGAGGTCGGATGACGTTTGGTGGCGGCATCGCCGGTCAGCGTGATGCCGTTGCGGTGCAGCCCGATCTCGACGCGCTTGACCTGGTCGGGCGTCAGATTGTGCTCGCGCCGCATCGCGATCAGCGCGTCGATGGCGGCATGGGTATAGCGGCAGCTCGGATACGGCTTCACGCCGATCTTCATGGTCTCGTAGCTCTTGCCGAGCTCGGCGACCGCTTTGCCCGGATGCGCATCGTCGGTGTAGCCGGCGAGCAGGCCGTGCTTGCCTTCGACCGATTCTGTCGCGCCGACGAAATCGTTGCGTGCCAGCGTCGCGGCGATCACGCCGTTCATCGCGGCGGCGCCGACCTGGTAGCGCTTGTTCCAGGCGCCGTTGACCAGGAATTGCAGCGAGCCGGCGGCCTGGCTGCCGGAGACGCCGAAGGCGGCGACGAGCTGCTGCTCGGAGAGGCCGAACAGCTTGCCGGCGGCCGCGGCTGCGCCATAGGTGCCGGCGGTCGCGGTCGGGTGGAAGCCGCGCGCGTAATGCGAGGTCGGATCGAGCGCATTGCCGAGCCGGCAGCAGACCTCGTAACCCGCCACGATCGCGGTCAAGACATCGCGTCCGGAGGCGCCGACCATCTCGCCGACGGCGAAGGCGGCCGGAACCACCGGCGCGCTCGGATGCAGCGAGGAATCGGCGTGGGTGTCGTCGAAATCGAGGGAATGGCCGAGCGCGCCGTTGAGCAGCGCGGCCACTGCCGGCGTCCAGGTCTTGCTGTCGCCGAACACGGTGGATTCGCCCTTGGTGTCGAGTGCCAGCGCTTCCAGCATCTTCAGCATCGACGGGGTCGATTCCGCCTCGCGCCGCGCCCGGATCGCGCTGCCGAGGAAGTCCAGCGTCAGCACTTTTGCGCGATCCAGCACCTCTGCCGGAATATCCTGGTATTTCAGATTGAAGACATAGGCGGCGAGCGTTGCAGTTTCGTGGGCCATCGTGTTTCCTCGTTTTGGCGCGCAAGTTAGGCGGGCTGAATTGGCCTTTCAAGCGGCCTTGCGGCCGCGGGCATCAGCCATGCTTCTGCTCGGCCTTAAAAGGATCGGGGCGTCAACGATGGCATTCGCAGGACAGGTGTGGGAGCGGATCAGGTCGCGGCGGACGCAACTGGGGCTAGCGATCCGGGTCACGGTCGCCGCGACCGCAGCCTATGCGCTCGCCACCGCGCTGCATCTGCTGTTGCCGCTCTGGGCGGTCCTGACCTCGCTGATCGTGACCCAGATGAGCGTCGGCCGCTCGCTGAAGGCGACGCGCGACTACATGCTCGGCACCATCGGCGGCGCGATCTATGGCGGTGCCATCGCGATCCTGATCCCTTATTCCAGCGAAGCCGGGCTGTTGGGATTGCTGGTCCTCTCGGTCGCCCCGCTCGCCTTCATCGCCGCGATCAATCCGAGCCTGAGCGCTGCAACGGTCACCGCCGTGATCGTGCTGCTGGTCCCGACCATGCATCACTCCGATCCCATGACTTCGGCGATCGACCGCGTCAGCGAGGTCGCGGTCGGTGCGGTCACGGGTCTGCTCGTGTCGTTCCTGGTGCTGCCCTCGCGCGCGGTGCGGCAGATCCGCGCCAGCGCGGCAAAACTGCTCGAGCTGATCGCCGATGCCTTCGCTGAGCTGCTCGCGGGCCTGACGCGCGGCCGCGACAACGACGCGCTGCACCGGATTCAGGACGGCATCGGCACGGCCATGGTCAACCTCAACGCGATCGGCTCTGAGGCCGAGCGCGAGCGTGCCGCACGCCTGTCGAGCGGGCCGGACACCGGCCCGCTGCTGCGAACCATCCTGCGGCTGCGGCATGACGTCGTGATGATCGGCCGCGCCACCGTGGTGCCGCTGCCGGCCGACGTGCAGATGCGGCTCGCAGGACCGCTGACGGAAGTCTCGACGGTGATCGCGCGCTTCCTGCGTTCGGCCGCCGCGGCCTTGCGCGAAGGCGCCGGTGCGCCGCCGATCCATCCCGTCCACGTCGCGCTCCAGCATTATGCCGAAGCGGTCGCCGCCGTCCGTCACGATGGCCTGATCCGCGGTCAGCCCGGCGACACCGCCGAACGCTTTTTTGCGCTCGGCTTCTCGCTGGAGCAGATGCACCAGAATCTCTGCGATCTCGATCGCGTCGTTGGCGAATGGTCGGAGGCCTCGGCCGACAAATCCGCGCGCGTTGCGGAGTGAGTGCGAGCGTGTCCGTGTAAACGTCGGCCTTCGACAGCAATACGTACGTCGCGCGGCTCAGCCGTGATCGGCTTCCTCCTGAGACGCTGCACGCACCGGTTCCATCGGGTCATGCTGCTGACGCATTCTCTGTCTTAGTGGCTGCGAAGCTAAAAACACGACGTGTGGACCACCCCGGTTCTCACAACGGTTCCGTAGCCAGGGGTTGGCTCGAATCCGCAAAAGATTGGCTCAAGTTCATGAACGCTTCGGCGTTGGCTTGACCACGTTCGCGGTTCTGGAACCGGACAAAACCTAAAAAATCACAGGACTTATGATGCTATTCCGCTCGAGCGCCGCAGTTTGCGGCGCCCTGGTTGCGCTTGCCGTTTCTGTTTCCGTTGCGCGAAGTGAAACGCGTGGGGATCACTCAAGTGCCGTCGTTGATGCCGCCTCTGGCGATGCCATCGTTGGCGCGGCGTCCACGTACAATCCATTCAAGCCGGGCAAGGAGGAGGGCGGTCCGAAGACAGCCTCAGGCGAGCGTTATGATCCCTCTGCCTGGACGGGTGCCATCAAGACGAGCTTGCGCCGGAAATTTGGTGGGGTCGGATTTGGCGGGAGGCCCAAATTTGCCCTCGTCGAGGCCGTGGGCAAGAAGGTCATCGTCAAGATAAATGACGTGGGGCCGCTCAGACCTGGCCGCATCATTGACCTCAACGAGCGGACGATGCGCCATTTCGATCCGAGCATGGACCTCGGTGTGATTCCCGACGTGAGAGTTAGTCCGCTTGCAGGGGACAATTGGACCCCGGGGCCGGCTGGCTGAACACGGGCGTGTTCATCAATGTCGGCCCGCGCGAGTCATTGCGCTGGCGCCACGATTCGTCCCATCATGCTGCGGACCACGAGCTTGTGGAAGGGCACGATGAGCGCGAGGTAGGTCCGGCCAAGCAGATTATGCGTCCGCACCAGCGTGGTCGACGTGACCTGCCGGCCCGCGGCATCGCGGGTCACATCGACGACGATGCGGAAATCGAGATGAGAATCGTCGAAGCCCGCGACCAGCCGCTCCGGCGTCTCGCTCAGCACCGGAAACAGGCCGATCAGGCCATGCGGGGCCGGCGCGCCTTCGCCCGATGTTTTCAGCCCGAACGGCGTCACCAGAATGTTGCGCAGGCGCAGCAGCGCATCGATCCAGCGCGGCCCGTGCAGCACCATCCGGGTGCAGGCCTCGCGGGCATTCACTTGCGCTGCGCCGATCTCGACGCGAAACGCGTCGGCGAACTGCGCGCCTGATAGCAGCGTGTTGGCATCGACCTCGGGTGCGACTTCTCGGACGGTCCCGTTCATCCCGCCAATCTGCGCGTCAGCATCCGGAAGCGCAAGATCAGCAGCCCGGCATAGACGAACGTCCCGACCGAAAACCCGACCCAGACGCCGACCGCGCCGAGCCCGGCGTTGAAGGCCAGCACCCAGGCGATCGGAAAGGCAATGCCCCAATAGCCGATCGCCGCGAACAGCAGTGTCATCCTGGTGTCGTTGATGCCGCGCAGCGCGCCGCCCATGATGGTCTGGAGGCCGTCGGCGATGAAGAAGGTGGCGCCGACCAGCAGCAGCGTCGCGGTCAGCTCGACGGTTGCCGCGCTGGCCTCGCCGCCGCCGAAGAACAGCCGTCCGACCTGGTAGCGGCCGAGGATGATCGCAATCGTCAGCGCGGAGACCAGCGCGATGCCGAGTACGGCCGCGACCAGCCCTGCGCGTTTCACCGCGGCCGGCTCGCCCCGGCCGAAGGCGTGGCCGACGCGCACGGTCGCGGCCATGCCGATGCCGAGCGGGACCATGAACAGCACCGCCGTGACCTGCAGCGCGATCTGATGCGCGGCGAGCGCGGCGGTCGAGATCAGCCCCATCAGCAGTGCGGCCGAGGAGAACAGGCCGTATTCCATCAGCAACGAGAACGAGATCGGCGCGCCGATCGCGATGAGCTGACGCATCAAGGGCCTGTCGATCCGCCAGAGACGAGCGAGCGGGTGATAGTCCGCGAACGGCTTTCGCCATGCGGCGATTGCGAGCGCAGCGAGGAAGGTGCCGAGATTGACCAGCGTGGTCGCAAGCCCCGCGCCGAACAGGCCGAGCTTCGGCAGGCCGAACAGGCCGTGGATCAGGACATAGACCAGCGCGGCATTGGCAGGGATCGCTGCAACCGTGATCCACAGCGGCGCCTGCGGCCGGTTGACCGCGCTCATCATGCTGCGGAGTGCGATGAAGCCGAGCGCCGGCGCAATGCCCCAGGCCAGTCCGTTAAGATAGCGCTGGGCCAGCGCTGCGGAATCGCGCGTCTGCCCCAGCGCGAGCAGGATCTGCTCGCCATAGAGCGGCGAGGCCATCATCGGCAGCGAGATCAGCAGCGCGACCCACAGCCCGACGCGCAAGGAGCGGCGGATCAGCCTGACGTCGCCGGCGCCGAAGGCCTGCGCCGCGAGCGGCGATACCGCCGACATCAATCCGAGCCCGAAGGTGAAGCTGACGAAATAGACCGTATGCGCCAGCGCCGCCGCGGCCACCGAATCCTCGCCGAGCCGGCCGATCATCGCGAGATCGGTCGTGATCATCGCGATCTGCCCGAGCTGCGTCAGCATCAACGGCACGGCCAGCCGCAGCGTCTCGGCGAATTCTTGCGCGAGATGATTTGGCGGCACGCCGGCTTGCGGCTGCGATTGATGTTGGACGGTGTCGAGCATGGCGGGTGAATAGCACAGCGACACGTCGAAAACATGGCCCCGAGAATAAGACGGCGAGGGGATCTATCCGCTAGCTCGGTACAAAGGCGCACTTGCGCCGTGCCCACCATCATCAAGGATTTCGAGA encodes:
- a CDS encoding MmgE/PrpD family protein, whose translation is MAHETATLAAYVFNLKYQDIPAEVLDRAKVLTLDFLGSAIRARREAESTPSMLKMLEALALDTKGESTVFGDSKTWTPAVAALLNGALGHSLDFDDTHADSSLHPSAPVVPAAFAVGEMVGASGRDVLTAIVAGYEVCCRLGNALDPTSHYARGFHPTATAGTYGAAAAAGKLFGLSEQQLVAAFGVSGSQAAGSLQFLVNGAWNKRYQVGAAAMNGVIAATLARNDFVGATESVEGKHGLLAGYTDDAHPGKAVAELGKSYETMKIGVKPYPSCRYTHAAIDALIAMRREHNLTPDQVKRVEIGLHRNGITLTGDAATKRHPTSIVGGQFSMFFTGALALDQGSFGWDDYSRLGDAAIDALADKFDVVQDDRLEIGRTHPFGARVSITTDDGVHERLYADPSGEPTSFPDAQAMQQKFLTLARPVLNARAEKFADAIMTLERFDRVAQATELGR
- a CDS encoding FUSC family protein, translated to MAFAGQVWERIRSRRTQLGLAIRVTVAATAAYALATALHLLLPLWAVLTSLIVTQMSVGRSLKATRDYMLGTIGGAIYGGAIAILIPYSSEAGLLGLLVLSVAPLAFIAAINPSLSAATVTAVIVLLVPTMHHSDPMTSAIDRVSEVAVGAVTGLLVSFLVLPSRAVRQIRASAAKLLELIADAFAELLAGLTRGRDNDALHRIQDGIGTAMVNLNAIGSEAERERAARLSSGPDTGPLLRTILRLRHDVVMIGRATVVPLPADVQMRLAGPLTEVSTVIARFLRSAAAALREGAGAPPIHPVHVALQHYAEAVAAVRHDGLIRGQPGDTAERFFALGFSLEQMHQNLCDLDRVVGEWSEASADKSARVAE
- a CDS encoding septal ring lytic transglycosylase RlpA family protein → MMLFRSSAAVCGALVALAVSVSVARSETRGDHSSAVVDAASGDAIVGAASTYNPFKPGKEEGGPKTASGERYDPSAWTGAIKTSLRRKFGGVGFGGRPKFALVEAVGKKVIVKINDVGPLRPGRIIDLNERTMRHFDPSMDLGVIPDVRVSPLAGDNWTPGPAG
- a CDS encoding DUF2867 domain-containing protein, which encodes MNGTVREVAPEVDANTLLSGAQFADAFRVEIGAAQVNAREACTRMVLHGPRWIDALLRLRNILVTPFGLKTSGEGAPAPHGLIGLFPVLSETPERLVAGFDDSHLDFRIVVDVTRDAAGRQVTSTTLVRTHNLLGRTYLALIVPFHKLVVRSMMGRIVAPAQ
- a CDS encoding MATE family efflux transporter — translated: MLDTVQHQSQPQAGVPPNHLAQEFAETLRLAVPLMLTQLGQIAMITTDLAMIGRLGEDSVAAAALAHTVYFVSFTFGLGLMSAVSPLAAQAFGAGDVRLIRRSLRVGLWVALLISLPMMASPLYGEQILLALGQTRDSAALAQRYLNGLAWGIAPALGFIALRSMMSAVNRPQAPLWITVAAIPANAALVYVLIHGLFGLPKLGLFGAGLATTLVNLGTFLAALAIAAWRKPFADYHPLARLWRIDRPLMRQLIAIGAPISFSLLMEYGLFSSAALLMGLISTAALAAHQIALQVTAVLFMVPLGIGMAATVRVGHAFGRGEPAAVKRAGLVAAVLGIALVSALTIAIILGRYQVGRLFFGGGEASAATVELTATLLLVGATFFIADGLQTIMGGALRGINDTRMTLLFAAIGYWGIAFPIAWVLAFNAGLGAVGVWVGFSVGTFVYAGLLILRFRMLTRRLAG